A window from Nitrospira sp. ND1 encodes these proteins:
- a CDS encoding biopolymer transporter ExbD translates to MEREVNQINVIPLVDVMLVLLVIVLTTATFISTGQIPVNLAKAKEAGDHKDVPVVVTLTANGDLFLNDRPVPPDGLKTVMLAHPRESLVVVRADKVTLLERFVSVVDEIRGLGFQSVSLEVVRL, encoded by the coding sequence ATGGAACGCGAGGTTAATCAAATCAACGTCATTCCGCTGGTCGACGTGATGCTCGTGCTGCTCGTCATCGTCCTCACCACCGCCACCTTCATCAGCACCGGCCAGATCCCTGTGAATCTCGCCAAGGCCAAAGAGGCCGGAGATCATAAAGATGTCCCCGTCGTGGTGACCTTAACCGCGAACGGCGACCTGTTCCTCAACGACCGCCCCGTCCCACCGGACGGCCTCAAGACTGTCATGCTCGCGCACCCACGCGAATCGCTGGTGGTCGTACGAGCCGACAAAGTCACATTACTGGAACGGTTTGTCTCAGTGGTGGACGAAATACGAGGTCTTGGATTTCAGTCCGTCAGTCTGGAGGTGGTACGGCTGTGA
- a CDS encoding energy transducer TonB — protein sequence MTSRQPGISDPFIRFHASGWIISLCLHGSAILLAGLLVAKIGLAPPSSSFQWDVTVVGSQPPATPAQVAPGTQPPATAVIRPAQRNAPAAALRPTPSQAALPTIPATTSSSSATVERNTIEAALTPAHQAPAQLLERAPVVSPPEPHETKDELQTSLHTTSAPVEAPPDPRSLPQMANPPHADAPLAPEMSGPTSQPPSELATSPAQTASLVPSSSTTQALRKPDYGWLAGPLLQRIEALKQYPATARLHRLEGRVIVRIVIQQDGHITSATVARSSGHDVLDQAALETIRQASPLTLSQPLEKSSVTMQIPLGYYLDR from the coding sequence GTGACGTCCCGCCAGCCCGGCATATCGGACCCCTTCATCCGCTTCCATGCAAGCGGATGGATCATCTCGCTCTGCCTGCACGGCAGCGCCATTCTCCTGGCCGGACTCCTCGTCGCCAAAATCGGCCTGGCTCCTCCATCTTCATCCTTTCAATGGGATGTCACGGTCGTCGGCTCTCAACCTCCGGCGACGCCTGCCCAGGTCGCACCCGGTACGCAACCACCTGCTACAGCGGTTATCCGACCGGCTCAACGTAACGCTCCAGCGGCGGCCCTGCGTCCCACACCTTCTCAGGCAGCGCTCCCGACCATACCGGCAACTACCTCAAGCTCTTCGGCAACGGTCGAGCGCAACACCATCGAAGCAGCCCTCACCCCGGCTCACCAGGCTCCCGCACAACTGCTTGAACGCGCTCCTGTGGTGTCTCCTCCCGAACCTCACGAAACGAAGGATGAACTTCAAACTTCCCTGCACACGACATCGGCACCGGTCGAGGCCCCCCCTGATCCCCGCTCACTGCCCCAGATGGCGAATCCGCCGCATGCAGACGCTCCTCTCGCCCCAGAAATGTCAGGACCGACATCACAACCGCCCTCTGAGCTCGCCACCTCTCCGGCTCAAACGGCATCGCTCGTTCCCTCGAGCAGTACGACTCAGGCTTTACGAAAACCGGATTATGGCTGGCTCGCAGGGCCTTTGCTCCAGCGGATTGAAGCACTCAAACAATATCCCGCCACGGCGAGGCTGCATCGCCTGGAAGGTCGGGTGATTGTACGGATCGTGATTCAGCAAGACGGACACATTACATCGGCCACCGTCGCAAGAAGCTCAGGGCACGATGTGCTCGATCAAGCCGCACTGGAAACCATTCGGCAGGCCTCACCGCTCACCTTGTCCCAGCCGCTCGAAAAATCCTCGGTCACGATGCAAATACCGCTCGGCTACTACCTGGATCGATAA
- a CDS encoding FAD:protein FMN transferase, with protein sequence MGYRFAVMSGIFLLLFSSGCATTRSESAPAVVKRTQMQMGTLVTITSVASDRRRAQDAASAGFQEIHRLEELLSTWIATSELSQVNAAAGRDAVMLSRDTMKVLEASLEMARLTEGGFNILVGPAVEAWSVLDRQHIPSDAVLQAVRPLTELRSLHLNVAERTVYLAKPGMRVDVGGIGKGFAADMAVAAMQAAGATAGVVALSGDIRTFGRLPGGMKFPFGVRHPRHEEAVLAFIELQDEAISTAGDYERYFERDGVRYHHILDPITLQPARDCQSVTVVARDGLTADGLDTGIFVMGRERGLALVERLPGVGAMIVDRDGKVWVSSYLKGRVRMNDGIE encoded by the coding sequence ATGGGATATCGTTTTGCAGTCATGAGCGGGATCTTCCTGCTCTTGTTCTCGTCCGGATGTGCGACTACAAGGTCTGAATCCGCTCCTGCCGTCGTGAAGCGAACGCAGATGCAGATGGGTACGCTCGTGACCATTACGTCGGTGGCGTCTGATCGTCGGCGGGCGCAGGATGCGGCATCGGCTGGATTTCAGGAGATTCATCGCTTGGAAGAGTTGCTCAGTACCTGGATTGCGACCAGCGAACTCTCGCAGGTGAATGCTGCCGCTGGCAGGGACGCCGTCATGCTCAGCCGCGACACGATGAAGGTGCTGGAGGCCTCGCTCGAAATGGCTCGGCTGACGGAAGGAGGGTTTAATATTCTCGTCGGCCCGGCGGTTGAGGCCTGGAGTGTTCTCGATCGGCAGCACATTCCATCCGATGCGGTCTTGCAGGCGGTTCGCCCGCTGACGGAGTTGCGTTCGCTACATCTGAATGTCGCAGAGAGGACGGTCTATTTGGCCAAGCCGGGAATGCGGGTAGATGTGGGCGGGATCGGCAAAGGCTTTGCCGCGGATATGGCTGTCGCAGCCATGCAGGCGGCCGGAGCCACTGCAGGGGTCGTGGCCCTCTCGGGGGATATCAGGACCTTCGGCAGACTGCCGGGCGGCATGAAATTTCCCTTCGGCGTCCGGCATCCGAGGCATGAAGAGGCTGTGCTGGCTTTTATTGAGCTTCAGGATGAGGCGATTTCGACGGCCGGTGACTATGAGCGGTACTTCGAGCGGGATGGAGTGCGCTATCACCACATTCTCGATCCGATCACTTTGCAACCGGCTCGTGACTGCCAAAGCGTGACCGTGGTCGCCCGCGACGGACTGACCGCAGATGGCCTGGATACCGGCATCTTTGTGATGGGACGTGAGCGAGGACTGGCCTTGGTTGAGCGGTTGCCGGGGGTCGGTGCGATGATCGTAGATCGCGACGGCAAAGTCTGGGTTTCTTCGTATCTCAAGGGGAGGGTGAGGATGAATGATGGCATCGAGTAA
- a CDS encoding FMN-binding protein, which produces MFSTLSAYRTLTAVVLLLTSSLPALATEKVWDNELRRFLKDDDFKYEEFMTEEEAVKTILPKSQRVRKELIRLTQDRKELIEQRIGWKFPEDSFDLYIGETGDKVDGYAMIHNTIGKYKPMTYMVGVDPKGNCTDVELLVFRDAKGSEVGKKRFNSQYDGKTVTDPIRINKDIINISGATMSVRSMNAGVKRVLVLVDEFYLKPAGLGSDTVAVQKAERGLLGTLFGN; this is translated from the coding sequence ATGTTCAGTACATTGAGTGCGTACCGCACCTTGACCGCAGTCGTATTGCTTCTGACCTCGTCGCTCCCGGCGCTGGCGACGGAGAAAGTCTGGGACAACGAATTGCGCCGCTTCCTGAAAGACGACGACTTCAAGTACGAAGAGTTCATGACCGAAGAGGAGGCCGTGAAGACCATCCTCCCAAAATCTCAACGTGTGCGCAAGGAACTGATCCGACTCACGCAGGACAGGAAGGAACTCATCGAACAGCGCATCGGTTGGAAGTTTCCGGAAGACTCGTTCGATCTGTATATCGGGGAGACTGGAGACAAAGTCGACGGGTATGCGATGATCCACAACACCATCGGCAAATATAAACCCATGACCTATATGGTAGGAGTGGATCCCAAAGGGAATTGCACCGACGTCGAATTGCTGGTGTTTCGGGATGCAAAGGGCAGCGAGGTCGGGAAGAAGCGATTCAACTCTCAGTATGATGGCAAGACCGTCACGGACCCCATTCGAATCAACAAAGACATTATCAACATCAGTGGAGCCACGATGTCCGTCCGGTCGATGAACGCCGGCGTCAAACGAGTGTTAGTACTGGTAGACGAATTTTACTTGAAGCCGGCCGGCTTAGGCAGCGACACGGTCGCAGTGCAGAAGGCCGAGAGAGGACTGTTGGGGACCCTATTCGGCAACTAA
- a CDS encoding HD-GYP domain-containing protein, translated as MHPSISPINATTQLIQKITRQLDALDSLQLSKESLHAVRLLQLRRLTRRIETLIPGHFGHGERTAHYARLLGKAISLTDDQHIELHYAALLHDIGLLTLPGRLLDETATHSLDDYALIQSHPREGAALLSPYRFLSEAARLIAHHHERWDGAGYPYGLRGGYIPSAARILAIADVFDSIANRSTSLHMALRTLQASAGSQFDPILTATFCARVRDQDQLPPLPFGDASVTALAVEPTLDQPSHQHMPFSMF; from the coding sequence ATGCATCCATCGATATCGCCGATCAATGCCACAACACAGCTCATCCAGAAAATAACCCGACAGCTTGATGCCTTGGATTCACTTCAGCTTTCCAAAGAATCATTGCACGCTGTTCGCCTGTTACAACTTCGACGCCTGACGCGGAGGATCGAAACCCTCATTCCTGGACACTTCGGACATGGCGAGCGCACCGCACACTATGCCCGCTTGCTGGGCAAGGCCATCAGCCTTACGGATGACCAGCACATCGAGCTGCACTATGCAGCCCTGCTGCACGATATCGGACTCCTCACGTTACCCGGCAGACTGCTCGACGAGACAGCAACGCACAGCTTGGATGACTATGCCCTGATCCAAAGCCATCCCCGGGAAGGCGCTGCACTCCTGAGCCCCTATCGATTCCTCTCTGAGGCCGCACGCCTGATCGCTCATCATCACGAACGATGGGACGGCGCCGGATATCCTTATGGACTTCGCGGAGGCTATATCCCCTCGGCCGCCAGAATTTTGGCCATTGCGGACGTCTTCGACAGCATTGCCAATCGATCGACTTCGTTACACATGGCCCTACGAACCCTACAAGCGTCGGCAGGCTCACAATTTGATCCGATACTGACCGCCACATTTTGTGCACGGGTTCGCGATCAAGACCAGCTCCCGCCGCTACCATTCGGTGACGCGAGTGTCACCGCTCTCGCCGTTGAACCGACCCTCGACCAACCGAGTCACCAGCATATGCCCTTTTCAATGTTCTGA
- a CDS encoding helix-turn-helix transcriptional regulator, producing MMMNNAPDIEIPTDRLRTLSSELRAQSPHWADRLEQATTEQELRNLVCDLFNLSHALPSHRESANETTTLAGRITRFINENLHRGLTLKVLANFLGYSEKYCSDLFYRIMGESFSGYMRRHRVERAQSLLTTTAQTLAEVATAVGFSDQFAFSHFFKRATGHSPREIRSRQAHSRHRLTVHAMQKAL from the coding sequence ATGATGATGAACAACGCGCCTGACATCGAAATTCCAACTGATCGCCTCCGCACCCTCTCGTCCGAGCTTCGCGCACAGTCACCACACTGGGCTGATCGTCTTGAGCAGGCCACGACGGAACAGGAGCTACGCAATCTCGTGTGCGATCTCTTTAACCTGTCCCATGCCCTACCGTCCCACAGAGAGTCCGCTAATGAGACAACCACGCTGGCCGGACGCATCACCCGCTTCATCAACGAAAATCTCCATCGTGGACTGACACTCAAAGTCCTGGCAAATTTCCTTGGCTATTCGGAGAAATATTGCTCTGATCTGTTTTACCGCATCATGGGTGAATCGTTTTCCGGGTACATGAGACGACATCGGGTCGAACGGGCTCAATCACTCCTCACCACAACCGCGCAGACGTTGGCAGAAGTTGCTACAGCGGTGGGGTTCAGCGATCAGTTTGCCTTCAGCCATTTCTTCAAACGCGCGACCGGACATTCTCCCAGGGAGATTCGATCCCGGCAGGCACACTCACGGCATCGGCTGACGGTCCACGCCATGCAGAAAGCACTGTAG
- the bfr gene encoding bacterioferritin, translating into MKAKEGVLDILNKVLVSELTAVHQYLLHAALCKHWGYGRLHEHFNHLAQEEVSHSSGLIDHILYLGGAPEMDHLDAVAAGKKVSDLLEADLAFERDDADVLRDGIAHCTKVADFTTRRRLEEMIVDTEEHIDWFETQLCTIKQVGLDRYLAEQIHSEKL; encoded by the coding sequence ATGAAAGCGAAAGAGGGCGTTCTCGATATTTTGAACAAAGTGCTGGTGAGTGAGCTCACGGCGGTGCACCAATATCTTCTGCATGCGGCCTTGTGCAAACATTGGGGCTACGGCCGGCTGCACGAACATTTCAATCACCTGGCTCAGGAGGAAGTGAGTCATTCCTCGGGTTTGATCGATCATATTCTGTACCTGGGTGGCGCGCCGGAGATGGATCATTTGGATGCGGTTGCGGCCGGCAAGAAAGTGTCGGATCTGCTGGAGGCCGATCTGGCCTTCGAGCGTGACGACGCGGACGTCCTCCGCGACGGGATTGCCCATTGCACAAAGGTCGCTGACTTCACGACCCGTCGTCGGCTCGAAGAGATGATCGTCGATACGGAAGAGCATATCGATTGGTTTGAGACTCAGCTCTGCACCATCAAGCAAGTGGGGCTCGATCGATACTTGGCCGAGCAGATTCATTCTGAGAAGTTGTAG
- the bfr gene encoding bacterioferritin → MKAKQGVIEILNKVLTADLTAINQYFVHAKMCSNWGYERLHHKVRERSIDEMKDADELISHILYLEGVPNVQRMNTVHVGETVPEQLKLDLKAEQEMLTLLSDGVVHCTKVGDFTTRHMFEDMAKDVDEHIDWIETQIETIKQVGLENYLAEQIHKES, encoded by the coding sequence ATGAAAGCCAAACAAGGGGTCATTGAGATTCTAAATAAAGTCCTCACCGCGGATCTCACCGCGATCAATCAATATTTCGTCCATGCGAAAATGTGCTCGAACTGGGGTTATGAGCGGCTGCATCACAAGGTTCGAGAACGTAGCATCGATGAAATGAAAGATGCGGACGAACTGATCAGTCACATTCTGTACTTGGAAGGGGTGCCGAATGTTCAGCGTATGAACACGGTGCATGTCGGGGAAACTGTTCCCGAGCAGTTGAAGCTTGATCTCAAGGCCGAACAGGAAATGCTCACCCTTCTGAGCGACGGGGTGGTGCATTGTACGAAGGTGGGAGATTTCACCACGCGCCACATGTTTGAAGACATGGCGAAGGATGTGGATGAGCACATCGACTGGATCGAGACCCAAATTGAGACGATCAAGCAAGTGGGGCTTGAGAATTACCTGGCTGAGCAGATTCACAAAGAGAGTTAA
- the topA gene encoding type I DNA topoisomerase: MAKSLIIVESPTKARTITKYLGRGYSVMASVGHVKDLPTSKLGVDLENDFEPQYVTIKGKSKVLADIKKKAQEVDTVFLAPDPDREGEAIAWHIAQELHGKGKKKDGKVYRVLFNEITESAIKRALKSPGEIDMKLVQAQQARRVLDRIVGYQGSQLLWKKVRRGLSMGRVQSVAVRLICDREKEREAFRAEEYWSIVALLAGDNPPAFEAKLHSVNGQDADIGTGERAQQILDAVQGKPFVVQSIERKEKKRNPVAPFITSRLQQEAARKLHFSPKKTMTLAQQLYEGIEIGAEGPTGLITYMRTDSPRISQEATEDARVVIRERFGVEYLPATPNVYKTQKAAQEAHEAIRPTSAARDPESIRQYLEQDQYNLYKLIWNRFIASQMVPAIMDVTRVDSSPVGTLDRYVFRTTGTVVKFAGHTAVYLEGTDKELPSRKPKNEQEAEDESDRQLPALREGESLHLVAQEAQTLPGLVSKQHFTQPPPRYNEALLIRELEEKGIGRPSTYASIISTIQDRKYVEKVEGRFLPTETGRTVNDFLLKGFPDLLDTEFTSHMEEQLDEVEEGTKPWVSAVRDFYTPFVREMELAQGIPGPKDIVEPPTNLPCEKCGRMLEIKWGRNGKFLACPAYKDDPPCKNTQNFEKLPDGTIKIVPKLEETTDEKCEKCSSPMVVKSGRFGKFLACSAYPECKTTKAIALGVKCPQPGCGGDLVQKRTKKGRNFYSCSRYPQCEYALWDRPINKPCPKCQAPFLIEKVSKQAGRSVQCRNEEECGYREAG; this comes from the coding sequence ATGGCCAAATCGCTGATCATCGTTGAGTCGCCGACCAAGGCGCGGACCATCACGAAATATCTCGGTCGTGGCTACTCCGTCATGGCCTCTGTCGGCCATGTCAAAGACCTCCCCACCAGCAAGCTGGGCGTTGATCTCGAAAACGATTTTGAACCCCAGTACGTCACGATCAAGGGCAAGTCGAAAGTCCTTGCCGACATTAAAAAGAAAGCCCAGGAAGTCGACACCGTGTTTCTCGCGCCGGACCCTGATCGCGAGGGCGAGGCGATTGCCTGGCATATTGCGCAGGAACTGCACGGCAAGGGAAAGAAGAAAGACGGCAAAGTCTATCGTGTGCTGTTCAATGAGATCACGGAATCGGCGATCAAGCGGGCACTGAAGTCGCCGGGTGAAATCGATATGAAGCTGGTCCAGGCTCAGCAGGCGAGACGAGTCCTCGATCGCATCGTGGGGTACCAGGGCAGTCAGTTGCTGTGGAAAAAGGTGCGCCGGGGTCTCAGCATGGGCCGGGTGCAATCCGTGGCCGTGCGGTTGATTTGCGACCGGGAGAAGGAGCGCGAAGCCTTCCGGGCGGAAGAATACTGGTCTATCGTTGCGTTGTTGGCTGGGGACAATCCACCAGCGTTCGAAGCCAAATTGCATTCCGTGAACGGTCAGGATGCCGATATCGGCACGGGCGAGCGGGCCCAGCAGATCCTGGATGCCGTGCAGGGGAAGCCGTTCGTCGTGCAATCGATCGAGCGCAAGGAAAAGAAACGCAATCCGGTCGCACCCTTCATCACGAGCCGGCTTCAGCAGGAAGCCGCCAGAAAGCTGCATTTCAGCCCGAAGAAGACGATGACGCTGGCGCAGCAGTTGTATGAAGGCATTGAAATCGGGGCAGAAGGGCCCACCGGTCTCATTACCTACATGAGAACGGACTCGCCGAGGATTTCGCAAGAAGCGACCGAAGACGCCAGAGTTGTGATTCGGGAGCGGTTCGGAGTGGAGTATCTGCCTGCTACGCCCAACGTGTATAAAACCCAGAAAGCCGCGCAAGAGGCGCATGAAGCCATTCGACCGACGTCCGCGGCGCGCGATCCCGAATCCATCAGGCAATACCTAGAGCAGGACCAGTACAACCTGTATAAGCTGATTTGGAATCGCTTCATTGCCTCACAGATGGTCCCTGCGATCATGGATGTGACGCGTGTGGATTCGTCTCCGGTGGGAACTCTGGATCGATATGTGTTTCGCACGACCGGCACCGTGGTCAAGTTCGCCGGCCATACGGCGGTGTACTTAGAGGGAACCGACAAGGAATTGCCGTCGCGCAAGCCCAAGAATGAGCAGGAGGCGGAGGACGAATCAGATCGCCAGCTGCCCGCATTGCGCGAAGGTGAATCCTTGCATCTGGTCGCTCAGGAAGCCCAGACCTTGCCCGGGCTCGTTTCTAAACAGCATTTCACCCAGCCGCCTCCCCGGTACAATGAAGCATTGCTGATTCGAGAGCTGGAAGAAAAGGGGATCGGCCGGCCCTCCACCTACGCTTCGATCATTTCGACGATCCAAGACCGGAAGTATGTCGAGAAGGTCGAAGGGCGGTTTCTCCCGACCGAAACCGGGAGAACGGTGAATGACTTTCTGTTGAAGGGATTTCCGGATCTGCTGGATACGGAATTTACGTCCCACATGGAAGAGCAGCTCGATGAAGTCGAAGAGGGCACAAAGCCCTGGGTTTCAGCGGTGCGCGATTTTTACACACCCTTTGTGAGGGAAATGGAACTCGCTCAAGGTATCCCTGGACCGAAGGATATAGTCGAGCCGCCCACGAACCTTCCCTGTGAAAAATGCGGCCGCATGTTGGAGATCAAATGGGGACGGAATGGGAAGTTCCTAGCGTGCCCCGCCTATAAGGACGATCCTCCCTGCAAAAATACGCAAAATTTTGAAAAGTTGCCGGATGGGACGATTAAGATTGTTCCCAAGCTGGAAGAGACGACGGACGAGAAGTGCGAAAAGTGCTCCAGCCCGATGGTGGTGAAATCGGGCCGCTTCGGTAAGTTCCTGGCCTGTTCCGCGTATCCGGAATGTAAGACGACCAAAGCCATTGCTCTGGGTGTGAAATGTCCTCAGCCCGGGTGCGGGGGGGATCTGGTTCAGAAGCGCACGAAAAAGGGGCGAAATTTTTATTCGTGCAGTCGTTACCCGCAATGTGAGTATGCGCTCTGGGACCGCCCCATCAATAAGCCCTGTCCCAAATGTCAGGCGCCGTTTCTTATTGAGAAGGTCAGCAAGCAGGCCGGCCGTTCAGTGCAATGCCGCAATGAAGAAGAGTGCGGCTATCGGGAAGCAGGATAG
- the dprA gene encoding DNA-processing protein DprA: MSHRSLRPWLVLRAIPGVGDAILLKLVHAFGAPDAVLSAPQSALEEIGCRPPLVEAIRRGPAPDAIRELDKELEQLQRRKVTVLTYLDAQYPAPLRTIPDPPPLLYVQGSLLETDRHAVAIVGTRKVSAAGRIVAEELARDLVKMGFTIVSGLARGVDAAAHRGALAGKGRTLAVMGCGLDRTYPADHRQLRETIEQEGAVLSELPLGAAPHSYHFPRRNRIISGLSLGVVVTEAAIESGSLITARLAGEQGREVFAVPGFVKAEQSRGPNSLIKDGARLVESAQDILEELLPQLDPAFRERLAGGAGTVAQPKVQFSPDETLVYDVLSVLPQSVDDVIRRSGLPAAQVAAILLSLELNNSIRQLPGNEYVRVTSGMH, translated from the coding sequence GTGAGTCATCGATCTCTCCGTCCCTGGTTGGTGTTGCGCGCGATTCCCGGTGTGGGCGACGCCATCCTTCTCAAGCTTGTGCATGCATTCGGGGCGCCGGATGCTGTGCTCTCGGCGCCGCAGTCGGCGTTAGAGGAGATTGGCTGCCGGCCGCCTCTAGTCGAGGCGATTCGTCGAGGGCCGGCTCCGGATGCGATCCGGGAACTCGACAAGGAATTAGAGCAGCTGCAGCGCCGGAAGGTTACGGTGCTGACGTATCTTGATGCACAGTACCCCGCGCCGCTCAGGACGATTCCGGACCCGCCCCCGTTGTTGTACGTTCAGGGCTCGCTGCTGGAAACCGATCGGCATGCCGTGGCGATTGTCGGCACGAGAAAAGTCAGTGCCGCCGGGCGCATCGTGGCTGAGGAGTTGGCGCGCGACTTGGTGAAGATGGGTTTTACGATCGTCAGTGGTTTGGCGCGTGGAGTCGATGCGGCCGCGCATCGCGGGGCCCTTGCCGGTAAGGGGCGAACGCTTGCCGTCATGGGCTGCGGACTGGATCGGACCTATCCGGCTGACCATCGGCAGTTGCGGGAGACGATTGAACAGGAGGGAGCCGTGTTGTCTGAACTCCCGTTGGGGGCGGCACCGCACAGCTATCACTTCCCGCGGCGCAATCGCATCATCAGCGGATTGTCGTTGGGCGTAGTAGTGACGGAAGCGGCCATTGAGAGCGGGTCTCTTATTACGGCGAGATTGGCCGGTGAGCAGGGGCGGGAAGTGTTTGCGGTGCCGGGTTTTGTCAAAGCTGAACAGAGTCGTGGCCCGAACAGTTTGATCAAGGATGGTGCCCGCTTGGTTGAGTCGGCGCAGGATATTCTGGAGGAATTGTTGCCGCAGCTTGATCCGGCCTTCCGTGAGCGGCTGGCCGGGGGAGCAGGGACCGTCGCCCAGCCGAAGGTGCAATTCAGCCCGGATGAAACGTTGGTATACGATGTCTTGTCCGTCTTGCCGCAATCGGTCGACGATGTGATTCGGCGCAGTGGATTGCCTGCCGCTCAAGTGGCGGCGATCCTGTTATCGCTCGAATTGAACAATAGTATTCGTCAGCTACCCGGCAACGAGTACGTGCGTGTCACATCGGGCATGCATTGA
- a CDS encoding Rne/Rng family ribonuclease, whose protein sequence is MGVEIAISIAREETRVAVLDNGVVTDLYGDRAKDQDFVGNIYKGRVAKVLPGMQAAFIDIGLEKAAFMHVSDLSMDVEPGDTLVEGDDDDNKDSEVPKPKRQSSKPIEELLSEGQEVMVQISKGPIGTKGSRVTTYVSLPGRYLVFMPTVEHIGVSRRIPRDEERARLKEIMKRARRPGFGYIVRTVSEGVKEEELRSDVEFLHVLWQDVLTKRDQQPAPSLLHSDLSLSFRVVRDLFGRRVDRLLIDSREEYNAIKGFVQRFSPEQTSRIHFYDKEESLFDYLGVEQEIARAMSRKVWLKSGGYLVIDHTEAMTVIDVNTGRFVGKRDQEETILRNNLEAAREIAYQVKLRGIGGIIIVDFIDMEREKNRDKVYHALVDAMSSDKARTRISRVSDLGLIEISRERVREDLLRSLSEPCHYCDGRGYTKSPMSVAYEIFREVRRLGHEIEQQRVVVGAHPAVALLLQEQEQPGVEELERRYSAKILVTPDDRLHLEQFDLVVI, encoded by the coding sequence ATGGGTGTGGAGATAGCAATCAGTATAGCGCGAGAAGAAACCCGCGTGGCGGTACTCGACAACGGGGTTGTCACCGACCTCTATGGCGACCGCGCCAAAGACCAGGATTTCGTCGGGAATATTTATAAGGGCCGTGTGGCGAAAGTGCTGCCCGGCATGCAGGCGGCGTTCATCGATATCGGGTTGGAAAAAGCGGCATTCATGCACGTCTCCGACCTCTCGATGGATGTCGAACCCGGGGATACCCTCGTAGAGGGCGACGACGACGATAACAAGGACTCGGAGGTCCCCAAGCCAAAACGGCAAAGTTCAAAACCCATTGAAGAGTTGCTGTCCGAGGGACAGGAAGTCATGGTGCAGATCTCCAAAGGTCCGATCGGCACCAAGGGATCGCGCGTGACGACCTATGTGTCCTTGCCGGGCCGGTACCTGGTGTTTATGCCGACGGTCGAGCATATCGGCGTCTCCCGTCGTATCCCTCGTGATGAGGAGCGGGCGCGATTGAAAGAAATCATGAAGCGGGCGCGCCGCCCGGGGTTCGGCTACATCGTGCGGACAGTCAGTGAAGGGGTCAAGGAAGAGGAGCTGCGCTCGGACGTCGAGTTCCTGCATGTCTTATGGCAGGACGTATTGACGAAGCGTGATCAGCAGCCGGCTCCCAGTCTGTTGCACAGCGATTTAAGTCTGAGCTTCCGCGTCGTGCGGGATCTCTTCGGTCGTCGGGTGGACCGGTTATTGATCGATTCCCGCGAGGAGTACAACGCGATCAAGGGGTTCGTGCAACGGTTTTCGCCGGAGCAAACCTCGCGGATTCATTTCTACGACAAAGAAGAAAGCCTGTTCGATTACCTGGGCGTGGAGCAGGAAATTGCCCGTGCGATGAGCCGCAAGGTGTGGCTCAAGTCCGGAGGGTATTTGGTCATCGACCATACCGAGGCTATGACGGTGATCGACGTGAATACCGGCCGGTTTGTCGGGAAGCGCGATCAGGAAGAAACGATCCTCAGAAACAACCTGGAAGCGGCGCGCGAAATCGCCTATCAGGTGAAGTTACGGGGAATCGGCGGCATCATCATCGTGGACTTCATCGACATGGAGCGGGAGAAAAATCGCGACAAGGTTTACCATGCGCTGGTGGATGCCATGTCGTCTGATAAAGCCCGCACCAGAATTTCCAGGGTGTCCGATCTCGGGTTGATCGAAATTTCCCGTGAGCGTGTGCGAGAGGACTTGCTGCGTTCGTTGTCGGAGCCCTGCCACTATTGCGACGGTCGCGGCTACACCAAGTCGCCGATGTCGGTGGCCTACGAGATTTTCCGTGAAGTGCGGCGGCTCGGCCATGAGATCGAGCAGCAGCGCGTGGTTGTCGGCGCGCATCCTGCCGTTGCTCTGCTCTTGCAGGAACAGGAGCAACCGGGCGTCGAGGAACTCGAACGGCGATATAGCGCAAAAATTCTGGTCACGCCCGACGATCGGTTGCATCTGGAGCAATTCGATCTGGTCGTGATCTAA